The Glycine soja cultivar W05 chromosome 6, ASM419377v2, whole genome shotgun sequence genome has a window encoding:
- the LOC114417365 gene encoding disease resistance protein RPM1-like translates to MGSLFIEETEIVGFKLPRDELVGWLLKGTEERTVISVVGMGGLGKTTLAKHVFDSEKVKGHFDYRACITVSQSYSVRGLFIEMIKQFCREAKDPLPEMLHEMDEKSLISEARQYLQHKRYLIFFDDVWHEDFCDQVEFAMPNNNRSSRIIITTRMMHVAEFFKKSFPVHILSLQLLPPDKAWELFCKKAFRFELHGQCPALHEGMSNEIVRKCKGLPLAIVAIGGLLSTKSKTVFEWQKVNQNLNLELQRNAHLTSITKILSLSYDDLPYYLKPCILYFGIYPQDYSINHNRLTRQWIAEGFVQSDGRRTSEQIADEYLSELIYRSLVQVSTVGFEGKVKSCQVHDILHEMIVRKLKDLCFCHFVHGGDESATSGTTRRLSVDISSNNVLKSTNYTHIRAIHVFGNGGLLELFTGLLSSKSRVLKVLDLHGTSLNYISGNLGNLFHLRYLNLRGTKVQVLPKSLGKLQNLETLDIRDTLVHELPSEINMLKKLRHLLAFHRNYEARYSLLGFTTGVLMEKGIKNLTSLLKLCYVEVDHGGIDLIQEMKFLWQLSKLGLRRVRREYGNAICASVVEMKHLESLDITAIGEDEIIDLNPISSLPQLRRLKLKTRLEKMPNWISKLEFLVEIRLGLCNLKDDLLRSLENLPNLLKLGIWDNAYGGEILHFQSGGFPKLKELYLARLNRVNSVLIDKGSLLSLEYFIIAKIPHLKKLSSGIKALDNLKVIDFQDMSTELVESIDPKKGQDYEIINHVPQVLIRHWIGPKLYDFDIRSIH, encoded by the coding sequence CATACAGTGTCAGAGGGTTATTCATAGAAATGATAAAGCAATTTTGTAGGGAGGCAAAAGACCCTCTTCCAGAAATGTTACACGAAATGGACGAGAAGTCACTAATTTCTGAAGCGAGGCAATACTTGCAGCACAAAAGGTATTTGATATTCTTTGATGATGTATGGCATGAAGATTTTTGTGACCAAGTTGAATTTGCCATGCCTAATAACAATAGAAGTAGCAGGATCATAATCACCACTAGAATGATGCATGTTGCTGAGTTTTTCAAGAAATCCTTTCCTGTTCATATTCTCAGCCTACAACTGTTGCCTCCAGACAAAGCATGGGAACTCTTTTGCAAGAAGGCATTCAGATTTGAGCTACACGGGCAATGTCCTGCACTGCATGAAGGTATGTCAAATGAAATTGTTAGAAAATGCAAGGGGCTGCCTTTGGCGATTGTAGCCATTGGTGGTCTActttcaacaaaatcaaaaactgtctttgaatggcaaaaggtgaaTCAAAATCTAAACCTCGAGTTGCAGCGTAATGCCCATCTCACTAGTATAACAAAGATTTTATCTCTCAGTTATGATGACCTGCCTTACTATTTGAAACCATGCATTTTGTATTTTGGAATATATCCACAGGACTACTCCATTAATCATAACAGGTTAACACGACAATGGATAGCTGAAGGGTTTGTTCAGTCTGATGGAAGAAGAACTTCAGAGCAAATTGCAGATGAGTACTTATCCGAGTTAATTTATAGAAGCCTGGTTCAAGTCTCAACAGTTGGCTTTGAAGGGAAAGTTAAAAGTTGTCAAGTCCATGATATATTACATGAAATGATAGTAAGAAAATTGAAGGACTTGTGTTTTTGCCATTTTGTGCATGGAGGTGATGAGTCAGCCACAAGTGGAACAACTAGACGCTTATCTGTAGACATTAGTTCCAACAATGTGTTGAAGAGCACTAACTACACACACATTCGTGCTATTCATGTTTTTGGGAATGGAGGACTGCTTGAGCTTTTCACGGGTCTCTTATCTTCAAAGTCAAGGGTTTTGAAAGTACTCGACCTTCATGGTACatccttaaattatatttcaggTAATTTAGGGAATCTTTTTCACTTAAGGTACCTAAATCTAAGGGGTACGAAAGTACAGGTTCTTCCTAAATCTCTTGGTAAGTTGCAGAACTTAGAGACCTTGGACATAAGAGACACATTGGTTCATGAGTTACCAAGTGAAATAAACATGCTCAAAAAGTTAAGACATCTTCTTGCTTTCCATCGAAACTATGAAGCACGTTATTCTCTCTTGGGATTTACAACTGGTGTGCTAATGGAAAAGGGTATTAAAAACTTGACTTCCCTATTAAAACTTTGCTATGTGGAGGTAGATCATGGTGGGATAGATCTCATCCAAGAGATGAAATTCTTATGGCAATTAAGCAAGTTAGGCTTAAGGCGTGTTCGGAGGGAATATGGGAATGCAATATGTGCTTCCGTGGTAGAGATGAAACACCTTGAATCACTTGATATCACTGCAATAGGTGAGGATGAAATCATTGACTTGAACCCTATATCATCCCTACCCCAACTTCGACGACTTAAATTGAAAACAAGATTGGAGAAGATGCCTAATTGGATTTCAAAACTTGAGTTTCTTGTTGAGATAAGACTGGGTTTATGCAATTTGAAAGATGATCTTTTAAGATCGCTAGAAAACTTGCCAAATTTGTTGAAGCTTGGTATTTGGGACAATGCCTATGGTGGtgaaattttgcattttcaaagTGGAGGGTTTCCAAAATTGAAGGAACTGTATCTAGCTCGCTTGAATAGAGTAAATTCTGTATTAATAGATAAAGGAAGTTTGCTTTCTcttgaatattttataattgcCAAAATCCCCCATCTCAAGAAGCTATCCTCAGGCATCAAAGCCTTGGATAACCTTAAAGTTATTGACTTCCAAGATATGTCAACTGAGCTTGTTGAGAGCATTGATCCAAAAAAAGGTCAAGATTATGAGATCATCAATCATGTTCCCCAAGTACTCATCCGTCATTGGATTGGCCCAAAACTCTATGATTTTGACATCCGCTCTATTCACTAG